The following are encoded in a window of Sphaerisporangium siamense genomic DNA:
- a CDS encoding beta-ketoacyl-ACP synthase III, with protein sequence MRGAPGAKVLAFGGYQPSGVVTNDDLAKTIDTNDAWIQSRVGIKERRIAGPEESEVDIAVQAGGKALAGSGLSAGEIDLVIVATCTLEAQIPNAAARVAHRLGIHAPGAFDVNAACAGFCYALSAAADAVRAGSATNVLVIGTEKLSQWVDWTDRATCVIFADGAGAAVVGPSETPGIGPVVWGSAGDKADAIAVKARDSYLYQEGQTVFRWATTALAPVAKEACDRAGVAPSELAAFVPHQANLRIIEAIARKLGADKAVVAKDIVLAGNTSAASIPLALSRMTERGELRSGDLALLLGFGAGLTYAGQVVEIP encoded by the coding sequence ATGCGGGGCGCCCCTGGCGCCAAGGTGCTCGCGTTCGGCGGCTACCAGCCGTCCGGGGTCGTCACCAACGACGACCTCGCCAAGACGATCGACACCAACGACGCCTGGATCCAGAGCCGCGTGGGCATCAAGGAGCGCCGCATCGCCGGGCCCGAGGAGTCCGAGGTCGACATCGCCGTCCAGGCGGGCGGCAAGGCCCTGGCGGGCAGCGGGCTGTCGGCCGGCGAGATCGACCTGGTCATCGTCGCCACCTGCACGCTGGAGGCGCAGATCCCGAACGCCGCCGCCCGGGTGGCGCACCGGCTCGGCATCCACGCCCCCGGCGCCTTCGACGTCAACGCCGCCTGCGCGGGCTTCTGCTACGCCCTGTCGGCCGCCGCGGACGCCGTGCGCGCGGGCTCGGCGACGAACGTCCTGGTCATCGGCACCGAGAAGCTCTCCCAGTGGGTCGACTGGACCGACAGGGCGACCTGCGTGATCTTCGCGGACGGCGCGGGCGCGGCCGTCGTCGGGCCGTCCGAGACGCCGGGCATCGGCCCGGTGGTCTGGGGCAGCGCGGGCGACAAGGCCGATGCGATCGCCGTCAAGGCCCGCGACTCCTACCTCTACCAGGAGGGCCAGACGGTCTTCCGCTGGGCCACCACCGCGCTGGCCCCGGTCGCCAAGGAGGCCTGCGACCGCGCGGGCGTCGCCCCCTCGGAGCTGGCCGCCTTCGTCCCCCATCAGGCCAACCTGCGCATCATCGAGGCCATCGCCCGCAAGCTCGGCGCCGACAAGGCCGTGGTCGCCAAGGACATCGTGCTCGCGGGCAACACCTCGGCGGCCTCCATCCCACTCGCCCTGAGCCGCATGACCGAGCGCGGTGAGCTCCGCTCCGGCGACCTCGCCCTGCTGCTCGGCTTCGGCGCCGGCTTGACCTACGCCGGCCAAGTGGTCGAGATCCCCTGA
- a CDS encoding acyl carrier protein, which translates to MAATEQEILAGLGKIINEITGIPESEVTLEKSFVDDLDIDSLSMVEIAVAAQDEFGVEIPDDQLKHLKNVKDVVNFIQN; encoded by the coding sequence ATGGCAGCCACCGAGCAGGAGATCCTCGCGGGCCTCGGCAAGATCATCAACGAGATCACCGGCATCCCGGAGTCGGAGGTCACCCTGGAGAAGAGCTTCGTCGACGACCTCGACATCGACTCCCTCTCCATGGTCGAGATCGCCGTCGCCGCCCAGGACGAGTTCGGCGTCGAGATCCCCGACGACCAGCTCAAGCACCTCAAGAACGTCAAGGACGTCGTCAACTTCATCCAGAACTGA
- the fabF gene encoding beta-ketoacyl-ACP synthase II, with translation MSTDRVRVVVTGLGVTTPLGGDVDSTWSALLAGKSGVAPLTEDWVDSVPVKFAARVAVEPTEVLPRPESRRLDRAEQFALIAARQAWKDAGTPKVAPDRLGVVVGSGIGGITTILDAYDLFKEKGWQRLSPFTVPMLMPNGSAGWIGIDIGATAGVHATVSACATGAESIGYAMEMIRSGRADVVVAGGTEAAIHPLNIASFAAMRAMSTRNGEPGRASRPWDRDRDGFVLGEGAGIIVLESEEHALARGARVYAVAAGVGYSADAHHIAQPEPTGAGIRSAARRVLEDSGLTGRDILHVNAHATSTPAGDVVETIAIQEIIGDHPLVTATKSMTGHLLGGAGGIESVFTIKALYDRVVPPTVNLDQLDDGVEVDIVRGEPRELPQGQIAAINNSFGFGGHNVAVAFTSI, from the coding sequence GTGAGCACAGACCGGGTACGCGTCGTTGTCACCGGGCTCGGCGTGACAACGCCCCTCGGCGGAGACGTCGACTCGACCTGGTCGGCGCTCCTCGCCGGGAAGTCGGGCGTCGCCCCCCTCACCGAGGACTGGGTGGACTCCGTACCGGTGAAGTTCGCCGCCAGGGTCGCCGTCGAACCCACCGAGGTCCTGCCGAGGCCCGAGTCCCGGCGACTCGACCGCGCCGAGCAGTTCGCCCTGATCGCCGCGCGCCAGGCATGGAAGGACGCCGGCACTCCCAAGGTCGCGCCCGACCGCCTCGGCGTGGTCGTCGGCAGCGGCATCGGCGGCATCACCACCATCCTCGACGCCTACGACCTGTTCAAGGAGAAGGGCTGGCAGCGCCTGTCGCCCTTCACCGTCCCCATGCTGATGCCCAACGGCTCGGCCGGGTGGATCGGCATCGACATCGGCGCGACGGCGGGCGTCCACGCCACCGTCAGCGCCTGTGCCACCGGCGCCGAGTCCATCGGCTACGCCATGGAGATGATCAGGTCGGGGCGCGCGGACGTCGTGGTGGCCGGCGGCACCGAGGCCGCCATCCACCCGCTCAACATCGCCTCCTTCGCCGCCATGCGGGCGATGTCCACCCGCAACGGCGAGCCCGGGCGCGCCTCCCGTCCCTGGGACAGGGACCGCGACGGGTTCGTGCTCGGCGAGGGCGCGGGCATCATCGTGCTGGAGTCCGAGGAGCACGCCCTGGCGCGCGGCGCCCGTGTCTACGCCGTGGCCGCCGGCGTCGGCTACTCCGCCGACGCCCACCACATCGCCCAGCCCGAGCCCACCGGCGCCGGCATCAGAAGCGCCGCGCGGCGCGTGCTGGAGGACTCGGGCCTGACCGGCCGGGACATCCTGCACGTCAACGCGCACGCCACCTCCACCCCCGCCGGGGACGTCGTCGAGACCATCGCGATCCAGGAGATCATCGGCGACCACCCGCTCGTGACGGCCACCAAGTCGATGACCGGCCACCTCCTCGGCGGCGCCGGCGGCATCGAGTCCGTCTTCACGATCAAGGCCCTGTACGACCGCGTGGTGCCGCCCACGGTCAACCTGGACCAGCTCGACGACGGCGTCGAGGTGGACATCGTCCGTGGCGAGCCGCGCGAGCTCCCCCAGGGCCAGATCGCGGCGATCAACAACTCCTTCGGGTTCGGCGGCCACAACGTCGCCGTCGCCTTCACCAGCATCTGA
- a CDS encoding acyl-CoA carboxylase subunit beta, with translation MTVLDNGVVTGTSEQGPPDPRDPLIRLSALVDEGSLHLITSEDRSGTLAAMGRVEGVPVVAFASDARFQGGAMGSEGCEHIVHAYDVAVRERVPIIGLWHSGGARLAEGAESLHAVGRVFAAMTRASGVVPQISVVLGPAAGGAAYGPALTDLVILSNEGRIFVTGPDVVRSVTGEQIDMAGLGGPEPHSKRSGVVHVVTKTDTEAVLQARRLAVLLGHQGRLRLDAVEDVDFSGLLPEEARRAYSVHPLVNGLLDEPGVELHPKWAPNIVTTLGRLGGRTVGVIANNPMRLAGCLDSVSAEKAARFVRMCDSFGVPLVVLVDVPGYLPGVGQEHDGVVRRGAKLLHAFAEASVPRVTLITRKSYGGAYIAMNSRALGATRVFAWPTAEISVMGSLAAVRVLKRREIAAAPEEERSALESRLAEEHEKLSGGLERAIQIGVVDEVIKPEETRTALAKTLAQATPARGAHGNIPL, from the coding sequence GTGACCGTACTCGACAACGGTGTGGTGACCGGTACCTCCGAACAGGGGCCACCCGATCCCCGGGATCCGCTGATACGCCTCTCGGCGCTGGTCGACGAGGGCTCCCTCCACCTGATCACTTCCGAGGACCGCAGCGGCACGCTCGCCGCCATGGGCCGCGTCGAGGGCGTGCCGGTGGTGGCCTTCGCCAGCGACGCCCGCTTCCAGGGCGGCGCCATGGGCAGCGAGGGCTGCGAGCACATCGTCCACGCCTACGACGTCGCGGTGCGCGAGCGCGTGCCGATCATCGGGCTGTGGCACTCCGGCGGCGCCCGCCTCGCCGAGGGCGCCGAGTCGCTGCACGCCGTCGGACGCGTCTTCGCGGCGATGACCCGCGCCTCCGGCGTCGTCCCCCAGATCTCGGTGGTGCTCGGCCCCGCGGCCGGCGGCGCGGCGTACGGCCCCGCGCTCACCGACCTGGTGATCCTCTCCAACGAGGGCCGCATCTTCGTCACCGGCCCCGACGTCGTCCGCAGCGTCACCGGCGAGCAGATCGACATGGCGGGGCTCGGCGGCCCCGAGCCGCACAGCAAGCGCAGCGGCGTCGTCCACGTCGTCACCAAGACCGACACCGAGGCCGTACTGCAGGCCCGCCGCCTCGCCGTCCTGCTCGGCCACCAGGGACGCCTGCGCCTCGACGCGGTCGAGGACGTCGACTTCTCCGGCCTGCTGCCCGAGGAGGCCCGCCGGGCGTACTCGGTGCACCCGCTGGTCAACGGCCTGCTGGACGAGCCCGGAGTCGAGCTGCACCCCAAGTGGGCGCCCAACATCGTGACCACGCTGGGCCGTCTCGGCGGCCGCACGGTCGGCGTCATCGCCAACAACCCGATGCGGCTGGCCGGCTGCCTCGACTCGGTGTCCGCCGAGAAGGCCGCGCGCTTCGTCCGCATGTGCGACTCCTTCGGCGTTCCGCTGGTCGTCCTCGTGGACGTCCCCGGCTACCTGCCCGGCGTCGGCCAGGAGCACGACGGCGTGGTGCGCCGCGGCGCCAAGCTGCTGCACGCCTTCGCCGAGGCCTCGGTGCCGCGCGTCACCCTCATCACCCGGAAGTCCTACGGCGGCGCGTACATCGCGATGAACTCCCGCGCGCTCGGCGCCACCAGGGTCTTCGCCTGGCCGACCGCCGAGATCTCGGTCATGGGCTCGCTGGCCGCCGTCCGGGTGCTCAAGCGCCGCGAGATCGCCGCCGCGCCGGAGGAGGAGCGCTCGGCGCTGGAGTCGCGGCTGGCCGAGGAGCACGAGAAGCTCTCCGGCGGCCTGGAGCGCGCGATCCAGATCGGCGTGGTCGACGAGGTCATCAAGCCGGAGGAAACCCGCACCGCCCTCGCCAAGACCCTCGCCCAGGCCACCCCCGCCCGCGGCGCCCACGGCAACATCCCCCTCTGA